A stretch of the Synechocystis sp. PCC 7338 genome encodes the following:
- a CDS encoding fatty acid desaturase has translation MLTAQSEYVKKLRPLLPLEAFQADPHKLIVLGLNLGIYVAGLTIARNLNHWPLEWLWLFLPMAVLMGNSVTVFLFGSHDLMHGSVLKKRSQISYLISFLGLALWWMPPSQWRSLHNQVHHNNTNSVRDPDRNYLHEQPKTWGKWIHHLFAPSGEVNPLWLIFGMGTAWGVHNFRNLISVLFFTGGSADFVPAAFTVKPQDRQKILLELVTIIAVHLSILFYLQFQLIPVILGYFLPIFLGHAMGMFYIYTNHLACPMTEVNDPLVNSVSLRMPRLFDCLHFNFSYHTEHHLFPDVNSDYYPLVQDLLQAHYPGQMNLLTAKQAWQMLLETPRHYQGETTLVGYDGTGAIACPLPRQSSQCPGNAATEKVKTSAV, from the coding sequence GTGCTCACTGCTCAATCTGAATACGTTAAAAAACTCCGTCCTCTCTTGCCACTGGAAGCCTTCCAAGCCGATCCCCATAAATTAATTGTTTTAGGGTTAAATTTGGGTATTTATGTTGCTGGATTAACCATTGCCCGTAATCTCAATCATTGGCCTTTAGAGTGGCTTTGGCTATTTTTGCCTATGGCGGTCTTGATGGGGAATAGCGTCACTGTATTTTTATTTGGTAGTCACGACTTGATGCACGGCAGTGTGCTGAAAAAACGTTCCCAAATTTCCTACCTGATTAGTTTCCTTGGCCTTGCCCTTTGGTGGATGCCCCCTAGTCAATGGCGATCGCTCCATAACCAAGTCCACCATAACAATACGAATAGCGTGCGAGATCCGGATCGAAACTATTTACATGAACAGCCCAAAACCTGGGGGAAATGGATTCATCACCTATTTGCGCCTTCAGGAGAAGTTAATCCTCTGTGGCTGATTTTTGGCATGGGTACTGCCTGGGGAGTACATAATTTTCGTAATTTAATTTCCGTGCTTTTCTTCACTGGGGGAAGCGCCGACTTTGTCCCCGCCGCTTTTACTGTTAAACCACAGGATCGTCAGAAAATTTTGTTGGAATTGGTCACTATCATAGCAGTGCATTTAAGCATTTTATTTTACTTACAATTTCAGTTAATTCCAGTTATTTTAGGCTATTTTTTGCCAATTTTTCTCGGCCATGCTATGGGAATGTTTTATATTTATACTAACCATTTGGCCTGCCCAATGACGGAGGTTAATGATCCACTAGTTAATAGTGTTTCTTTGCGGATGCCCAGGCTATTTGATTGCTTGCATTTTAATTTTTCTTACCATACAGAGCACCATTTATTTCCCGACGTAAATTCGGATTACTATCCTTTGGTGCAGGATTTATTACAAGCCCACTACCCTGGCCAAATGAATTTATTAACAGCAAAGCAAGCCTGGCAAATGTTGCTGGAAACGCCCCGACATTATCAAGGAGAAACAACGCTGGTGGGCTACGACGGCACTGGGGCGATCGCCTGTCCGTTACCCAGACAATCGAGTCAATGCCCTGGCAATGCGGCGACGGAAAAGGTAAAAACTTCAGCGGTGTAA
- a CDS encoding folylpolyglutamate synthase/dihydrofolate synthase family protein, protein MNIDTLLEPYRTSGVNLGLDRIHNLLQKLGNPQAKVPYVHVGGTNGKGSVCAYLSSVLAEAGYKVGRHTSPHLIDWTERVCVNNVAIDNDTLTDVLQQVTTIAKADSTDQPTLFEVFTAAVWLYFAQAEVDIAVMEVGLGGRLDATNVPEPCLLSIITSLSREHWQVLGPTVVHIAREKAGILKAQRPVFLGNIPVEAQGVFQERIAELHCPDYWIAPAIATEKNGQPWASWQGFEYLLALLGDFQLQNSALAIAALQELQQQGWDKLTPEIIQRGMAKAVWPGRLQWVDYNRQKILLDGAHNPAAAAALADYTHYLVDHSDHYLPTITWVMGMLSTKEHDQIFRHLLRPGDRLLLVPVPDHDSGDLPGLERLAWQIMPELREVKVFDDCFTALENSEKIDEHSQKLTVLCGSLYLVGHFLKQLQFSQ, encoded by the coding sequence ATGAACATTGACACGTTACTAGAACCCTATAGAACTTCTGGGGTTAACTTAGGTCTAGACCGTATTCACAATTTGCTACAAAAACTAGGCAATCCCCAAGCAAAAGTGCCCTATGTCCATGTAGGAGGTACCAATGGCAAGGGATCGGTGTGTGCCTATCTGTCCAGTGTGTTGGCGGAAGCAGGCTATAAAGTGGGTCGCCACACTTCTCCCCATTTAATTGATTGGACAGAAAGGGTCTGCGTCAATAACGTTGCCATTGATAACGATACTTTGACAGATGTGTTGCAACAGGTAACGACGATCGCCAAAGCTGATAGTACTGACCAACCCACTTTGTTTGAGGTGTTTACAGCGGCAGTCTGGCTCTATTTTGCCCAGGCAGAGGTGGACATTGCGGTGATGGAAGTGGGTTTGGGGGGAAGGTTGGATGCCACCAACGTCCCAGAACCTTGTTTGCTCAGCATTATCACTTCCCTCAGTCGAGAACATTGGCAGGTGTTGGGACCCACCGTAGTACATATTGCACGGGAAAAAGCTGGCATTCTCAAAGCCCAGAGGCCGGTATTTTTGGGCAACATTCCCGTGGAGGCCCAAGGGGTTTTTCAAGAACGCATTGCCGAATTACATTGCCCTGACTATTGGATTGCCCCCGCCATTGCCACGGAAAAAAATGGTCAGCCCTGGGCTAGTTGGCAAGGTTTTGAGTATCTCCTGGCCCTATTGGGAGATTTTCAGTTACAAAATTCGGCTTTGGCGATCGCCGCTTTACAAGAATTACAGCAACAGGGTTGGGACAAATTAACGCCGGAAATTATCCAACGGGGTATGGCTAAAGCAGTCTGGCCTGGTCGATTGCAATGGGTGGATTACAACAGGCAAAAAATCCTTTTAGATGGGGCTCACAATCCAGCGGCGGCGGCGGCTTTAGCAGATTACACCCACTATTTAGTTGATCATTCAGATCACTATTTACCAACTATTACCTGGGTAATGGGCATGCTCAGCACCAAAGAACATGACCAAATTTTCCGTCATCTGCTCCGTCCCGGCGATCGCCTGTTATTGGTACCAGTGCCCGACCATGACAGTGGGGATTTGCCAGGGTTGGAGCGGTTAGCATGGCAGATCATGCCGGAGTTAAGGGAGGTTAAAGTGTTTGATGATTGTTTTACAGCCCTGGAAAATTCAGAAAAAATTGACGAACATTCTCAAAAATTGACTGTTCTCTGCGGCTCCCTTTATTTAGTAGGTCATTTCTTAAAACAATTGCAATTTTCTCAGTAG
- a CDS encoding cation-transporting P-type ATPase, translating to MDFPALSSYLHHHRPGEDILADLRTDQGLGLTAEAVAQRYEQYGRNELKFKPGKPAWLRFLLQFHQPLLYILLIAGTVKAVLGSWTNAWVIWGVTLVNAIIGYIQEAKAEGAIASLAKAVTTEATVLREGQTLRIPSQELVIGDIVSLASGDKVPADLRLLKVRNLQVDESALTGEAVPVEKAVEVLPEETPLAERLNMAYAGSFVTFGQGTGVVVATANATEMGQISQSMEKQVSLMTPLTRKFAKFSHTLLYLIVTLAAFTFAVGWGRGGTPLEMFEAAVALAVSAIPEGLPAVVTVTLAIGVNRMAKRNAIIRKLPAVEALGSATVVCSDKTGTLTENQMTVQAVYAGGKHYEVSGGGYSPKGEFWQVMGGEVDNVLLDGLPPVLEECLLTGILCNDSQLEHRGEDWAVVGDPTEGALLASAAKAGFSQAGLASQRPRLDSIPFESDYQYMATLHDGDGRTIYVKGSVESLLQRCNSMLLDDGQTVPVNRSEVEKNVENMAKQGLRVLAFAKKTVEPHHHAIDHGDIETGLIFLGLQGMIDPPRPEAIAAVHACHSAGIEVKMITGDHISTAQAIAKRMGIAADGDGIAFEGRQLTTMGPEELAQAATESCVFARVAPAQKLQLVEALQEKGHIVAMTGDGVNDAPALKRADIGIAMGKGGTEVARESSDMLLTDDNFASIEAAVEEGRTVYQNLRKAIAFLLPVNGGESMTILISVLLARALPILSLQVLWLNMINSITMTVPLAFEAKSPGIMQKPPRNPNEPLITRKLLHRILLVSLFNWILIFGMFEWVKRTTGDVDLARTMAIQALVAARVIYLLSISQLGRSFLSYVMGKRQTITKAPILLVGIAVAIALQIGFSQLPFMNVLFKTAPMDWQQWAICLLPMIPMVPVAILANRLDP from the coding sequence ATGGATTTCCCCGCCCTAAGTTCTTACCTCCATCACCATCGACCAGGGGAAGACATTCTCGCAGATTTGCGGACAGATCAAGGTTTAGGGCTAACAGCGGAGGCCGTAGCCCAGCGTTACGAACAATATGGCCGCAACGAACTGAAATTTAAACCAGGTAAACCGGCTTGGTTGCGTTTTCTTTTGCAATTTCACCAGCCCCTGCTCTACATTCTTCTCATTGCCGGTACAGTTAAAGCCGTTCTCGGTTCTTGGACCAATGCTTGGGTGATTTGGGGAGTCACCCTAGTCAACGCCATCATTGGTTACATTCAAGAAGCGAAAGCGGAAGGGGCGATCGCCTCTTTGGCCAAGGCCGTGACCACGGAAGCCACGGTGCTGAGGGAAGGACAAACCCTCCGTATTCCCTCCCAAGAATTGGTCATCGGTGACATTGTTTCCCTGGCTTCGGGGGATAAGGTGCCAGCGGATCTGAGATTGTTAAAAGTGCGGAATCTCCAAGTGGATGAATCGGCCTTAACGGGGGAAGCGGTGCCGGTGGAAAAAGCTGTGGAAGTGTTACCAGAGGAAACGCCCCTCGCCGAAAGGTTAAATATGGCCTATGCAGGCAGTTTCGTCACCTTTGGCCAGGGCACCGGGGTGGTGGTGGCCACAGCTAATGCTACGGAAATGGGACAAATTTCCCAGTCCATGGAAAAGCAAGTCAGCCTCATGACTCCTTTGACCCGCAAGTTTGCCAAATTCAGCCATACATTGCTCTATTTAATTGTTACCCTGGCAGCCTTTACCTTTGCGGTGGGTTGGGGGCGGGGGGGCACTCCCCTGGAAATGTTTGAAGCGGCGGTGGCCCTGGCAGTGAGTGCTATTCCCGAAGGTCTGCCCGCTGTGGTTACCGTTACCCTGGCGATCGGGGTCAATCGCATGGCCAAACGCAATGCCATTATCCGTAAACTTCCCGCAGTGGAAGCCCTGGGCAGTGCCACTGTAGTGTGTTCCGACAAAACCGGCACCCTGACGGAAAATCAAATGACTGTGCAGGCTGTGTATGCTGGGGGAAAACACTACGAAGTCAGCGGCGGTGGTTACAGCCCCAAAGGAGAATTTTGGCAGGTAATGGGAGGGGAAGTGGACAATGTTTTGTTGGATGGTTTACCTCCAGTGCTGGAAGAATGTTTGCTGACGGGCATTCTTTGTAACGATTCTCAACTGGAACATCGGGGGGAAGATTGGGCGGTGGTGGGGGATCCCACGGAGGGGGCATTGCTAGCCTCGGCGGCTAAAGCTGGCTTCAGTCAAGCTGGTTTAGCTAGCCAAAGACCCCGTTTGGACTCCATTCCCTTTGAATCGGATTATCAATACATGGCTACGCTCCACGATGGGGATGGGCGGACAATTTACGTCAAAGGTTCGGTGGAATCCCTGCTACAAAGATGTAATTCCATGCTGTTAGATGATGGCCAAACGGTGCCAGTTAATCGGTCGGAGGTGGAAAAGAATGTTGAAAATATGGCTAAGCAAGGCCTAAGGGTGTTGGCCTTTGCCAAAAAAACGGTGGAACCCCATCATCACGCCATTGACCACGGGGATATTGAAACCGGACTAATCTTTTTAGGTTTACAGGGCATGATCGACCCACCTCGACCGGAAGCCATTGCCGCAGTCCACGCCTGTCATAGCGCTGGCATCGAAGTGAAAATGATTACCGGAGATCACATTAGTACCGCCCAGGCGATCGCCAAACGGATGGGCATTGCCGCTGATGGGGATGGCATTGCTTTTGAAGGACGACAGCTAACAACCATGGGTCCGGAGGAATTGGCTCAGGCGGCCACAGAAAGTTGTGTATTTGCTAGGGTAGCCCCGGCTCAGAAATTGCAACTGGTGGAAGCTTTACAGGAAAAAGGTCACATTGTCGCTATGACCGGGGATGGGGTGAACGATGCTCCGGCTTTAAAGCGGGCTGACATTGGCATTGCCATGGGTAAAGGGGGAACGGAAGTGGCTCGGGAGTCCTCCGATATGTTGCTCACCGACGATAATTTTGCCTCCATTGAAGCGGCGGTGGAAGAAGGACGCACTGTTTACCAAAATCTCCGCAAGGCGATCGCCTTTTTATTACCGGTCAACGGCGGGGAGTCCATGACCATTTTGATCAGCGTGTTGCTGGCTCGGGCGTTACCCATTCTTTCCCTACAGGTGCTGTGGTTAAACATGATCAACTCCATCACCATGACGGTGCCCCTAGCCTTTGAGGCCAAGTCACCGGGCATTATGCAAAAGCCCCCCCGCAACCCCAATGAACCCCTCATTACCAGGAAGTTACTGCACCGTATTTTATTGGTGTCCCTGTTTAACTGGATTCTGATTTTTGGCATGTTTGAATGGGTCAAGCGCACTACTGGCGACGTCGATTTGGCCAGAACCATGGCCATCCAAGCCCTGGTGGCCGCTAGGGTAATTTACCTGCTCAGCATTAGCCAATTAGGTCGTAGTTTTCTCAGCTATGTGATGGGTAAGCGTCAAACCATTACCAAAGCCCCCATACTGTTAGTGGGCATTGCGGTGGCGATCGCCCTGCAAATTGGTTTCAGTCAACTGCCGTTTATGAATGTATTGTTCAAAACTGCTCCCATGGACTGGCAACAATGGGCAATCTGTTTACTGCCGATGATTCCCATGGTGCCCGTTGCGATCTTGGCCAATCGTCTTGATCCTTAA
- a CDS encoding segregation/condensation protein A has protein sequence MTPSAASHAIDTLIEMAHQGEINPWDVSVIDVIDRFLQDLGILNSLDLSFQQQNLPRSGQAFLWASMLVRYKADSLHSLEQEPEEVIPEADLEGWSEEQIARLPRDLENRLRRRTAVPPLQRRRVTLAELIDQIEAIAVEIEKSEQKPKRVKRARPQSRREALQIITELAHQENLTELASQLEQFLQTRLPEILPDLPHRSWVDLDTLLRCWHHHLDPDKLPDKKDKVGVFWALLLLSSQSKVSLTQEEFYQDLQVQIIDDSEMEKSNEQLEIL, from the coding sequence ATGACACCATCTGCGGCGAGTCATGCCATTGATACCCTGATCGAGATGGCCCACCAAGGGGAGATTAATCCCTGGGATGTGTCAGTGATCGACGTAATTGATCGCTTTTTGCAGGATCTAGGCATTCTCAACAGCCTCGACCTAAGTTTTCAACAGCAAAATTTGCCCCGTTCTGGCCAGGCCTTTCTTTGGGCCTCCATGTTGGTGCGCTACAAGGCCGACAGCCTCCATAGTTTGGAGCAGGAACCGGAAGAAGTTATACCCGAAGCAGATCTAGAAGGATGGAGCGAGGAGCAAATAGCTCGGTTACCAAGGGATTTAGAAAATCGTCTGCGTCGGCGCACTGCTGTCCCCCCACTGCAACGTCGTCGGGTTACCTTAGCAGAATTAATTGATCAAATTGAGGCGATCGCCGTCGAGATCGAAAAAAGTGAACAAAAACCTAAACGGGTTAAACGAGCCCGACCCCAATCCCGGCGGGAAGCCCTACAAATTATCACCGAATTAGCCCACCAGGAAAATTTAACGGAGTTAGCTAGTCAATTGGAACAATTTTTGCAAACTCGTCTGCCAGAAATTTTGCCCGATTTACCCCATCGTTCCTGGGTAGATTTAGACACACTACTCCGTTGTTGGCATCACCATCTAGATCCAGATAAATTACCAGACAAAAAAGATAAAGTTGGCGTATTTTGGGCTTTACTACTACTAAGTTCTCAGTCGAAAGTATCTTTGACTCAGGAAGAATTTTACCAAGATTTACAAGTTCAAATTATTGATGATTCTGAGATGGAAAAAAGTAACGAGCAGCTTGAAATACTTTGA
- a CDS encoding fatty acid desaturase has protein sequence MRLEITSPQTKLPFLKTEELPFTLQELRSAIPVDCFEPSVVRSLGYFFLDVGLIVGFYALAAYLDSWFFYPIFWLIQGTLFWSLFVVGHDCGHGSFSKSKTLNSWIGHLSHTPILVPYHGWRISHRTHHANTGNIDTDESWYPVSEQKYNQMAWYEKLLRFYLPLIAYPIYLFRRSPDREGSHFMPNSPLFRPGEKWAVLTSSLLLATFVGFLGFLTFQFGWLFLLKFYVAPYIVFVVWLDLVTFLHHTEDDIPWYRGDDWYFLKGALSTIDRDYGFINSIHHDIGTHVAHHIFLNMPHYKLRRATEAIKPILGEYYRYSNEPIWKAFFKSYWACHFVPNQGSGVYYQSPSNGGYQKKS, from the coding sequence GTGCGTCTAGAAATTACCTCGCCTCAAACAAAACTTCCTTTCCTCAAAACTGAAGAATTACCCTTCACCCTCCAAGAGCTCAGAAGCGCCATCCCAGTGGATTGTTTCGAGCCATCAGTGGTCCGCTCCCTGGGCTACTTTTTTTTGGATGTTGGTTTAATTGTCGGATTTTATGCCCTAGCGGCCTATCTTGATTCCTGGTTCTTCTATCCCATTTTTTGGCTGATCCAGGGGACCCTTTTCTGGTCTCTGTTTGTGGTGGGTCATGATTGTGGCCATGGTTCCTTTTCCAAATCCAAAACCCTCAATAGTTGGATTGGCCACCTCAGCCACACGCCAATTTTGGTGCCTTACCACGGCTGGCGCATTAGTCATCGTACTCATCATGCCAACACTGGGAACATAGACACCGACGAAAGTTGGTATCCAGTGTCGGAGCAAAAGTATAACCAAATGGCCTGGTATGAAAAGCTGTTACGTTTCTACTTGCCCTTGATTGCCTATCCCATCTACCTATTTCGGCGATCGCCAGATCGGGAAGGCTCCCATTTCATGCCCAACAGTCCCCTATTCCGTCCCGGAGAAAAATGGGCTGTTCTCACCAGTAGTCTTTTGCTCGCAACTTTTGTCGGCTTCCTCGGCTTTTTAACCTTCCAATTTGGCTGGCTATTTTTGCTGAAATTTTATGTTGCCCCGTACATCGTATTTGTGGTGTGGCTAGATCTGGTCACATTTTTGCATCACACCGAAGACGATATCCCCTGGTATCGTGGTGATGATTGGTATTTTCTCAAAGGTGCCCTCTCCACCATTGACCGGGACTACGGTTTCATTAACTCCATTCACCATGACATCGGCACCCACGTTGCCCACCATATTTTCTTGAACATGCCCCACTACAAATTACGCCGGGCGACTGAAGCCATCAAGCCCATTTTAGGGGAGTATTATCGCTATTCCAATGAACCAATCTGGAAAGCCTTTTTTAAATCCTATTGGGCCTGTCATTTTGTGCCCAATCAAGGTTCAGGGGTTTATTACCAATCGCCATCGAATGGAGGATATCAAAAAAAATCCTAA
- a CDS encoding DUF4258 domain-containing protein produces MATLITEIRQKFAQDEFEFSRHAVDQSILRRIQVQEIRMAIANGQIIEDYPYDKYGPSCLISGFTALQRPIHLQCSYPNRPLIKIITVYEPNLQRWNYQFICKDGTINLVEGGKPTMNNETLVEKRVTYTLSLNGRLILIENVPARVNEETGEQFFSPATVECLQRTVLDSQEPDRFIQIPVYSYSENSQNVA; encoded by the coding sequence ATGGCCACGCTGATTACAGAGATACGGCAAAAATTTGCTCAAGATGAATTTGAATTTTCTAGACATGCCGTCGATCAGTCCATTCTACGGCGTATCCAAGTTCAAGAAATTCGCATGGCCATTGCCAACGGTCAAATCATTGAGGATTATCCGTATGATAAATATGGGCCCAGTTGCTTGATTTCAGGATTTACAGCATTGCAGCGTCCAATTCACTTACAGTGCAGTTATCCAAATCGCCCTCTCATTAAAATTATTACTGTTTACGAACCCAATTTGCAAAGATGGAACTATCAATTTATTTGCAAAGATGGAACTATCAATTTAGTCGAAGGAGGAAAACCAACGATGAACAACGAAACTCTGGTTGAAAAAAGGGTAACTTATACTCTTAGTTTAAATGGTCGGTTAATTCTTATTGAAAATGTCCCAGCACGAGTTAATGAAGAAACTGGAGAGCAGTTTTTTTCACCAGCAACGGTTGAGTGCCTACAACGGACTGTTCTAGACAGTCAAGAACCAGACCGTTTTATTCAAATTCCGGTTTATAGTTATTCGGAAAATTCACAAAATGTAGCCTGA
- the pdxH gene encoding pyridoxamine 5'-phosphate oxidase, which translates to MDGVSLADLRLNYTQGGLTEAEVADHPFAQFHTWLQQAIAAELPEPNAMTLSTLSEEGHPVGRMVLLKGLDERGFVFYTNYQSAKGQQLTAHPWAGLVFWWAALERQVRVDGRVEKIDPAESDTYFQSRPRSSQLGAWASPQSQIVGDRQELEDNLARWEKQYENQSIPRPPHWGGFRVIPHRIEFWQGRPSRLHDRLQFNLVDGQWQKERLAP; encoded by the coding sequence ATGGATGGTGTTTCCCTCGCGGATTTGCGCTTGAACTATACCCAGGGAGGTTTAACAGAGGCCGAGGTAGCGGACCATCCCTTTGCCCAATTCCATACCTGGCTCCAACAGGCGATCGCCGCTGAGTTGCCAGAACCCAATGCTATGACCCTGAGTACCCTGTCCGAGGAAGGCCATCCGGTGGGACGTATGGTGTTGCTCAAGGGTTTGGATGAACGGGGTTTCGTTTTTTACACCAACTATCAGAGTGCGAAGGGGCAACAATTAACAGCCCATCCCTGGGCCGGATTAGTATTTTGGTGGGCGGCCCTGGAGAGACAGGTGCGGGTGGATGGCCGGGTGGAAAAAATTGATCCAGCGGAATCCGATACCTATTTCCAGTCTCGTCCCCGGTCGTCCCAATTGGGGGCCTGGGCTTCTCCCCAAAGTCAAATTGTTGGTGATCGCCAGGAGCTAGAAGACAATTTAGCTCGTTGGGAAAAGCAGTATGAAAACCAATCTATTCCCCGCCCGCCCCACTGGGGAGGATTTCGAGTCATTCCCCATCGCATCGAATTTTGGCAAGGTCGTCCTAGTCGCCTCCATGACCGCTTGCAATTTAATTTAGTTGATGGCCAATGGCAAAAAGAGAGATTAGCGCCGTAG
- the ffh gene encoding signal recognition particle protein, with translation MFDALADRLEDAWKKLRGQDKISESNIKEALQEVRRALLAADVNLQVVKGFIKDVEQKALGADVITGVNPGQQFIKIVYDELVNLMGESNVPLAQADKAPTVILMAGLQGTGKTTATAKLALYLRKENRSALMVATDVYRPAAIDQLKTLGQQIDVPVFDLGSDANPVEIARQGVEKAKELGVDTVLIDTAGRLQIDPQMMAELAQIKQVVNPDDTLLVVDAMTGQEAANLTHTFHEQIGITGAILTKLDGDTRGGAALSVRQISGQPIKFVGVGEKVEALQPFYPDRLASRILNMGDVLTLVEKAQEAIDVGDVEKLQNKILEATFDFDDFLKQMRFMKNMGSLGGLLKMIPGMNKLSSGDIEKGEKELKRTEAMISSMTTEERKNPDLLAKSPGRRRRIAQGSGHSETDVSKLITNFTKMRTMMQQMGMGGMPGMGAMPGMGGGMLGSQPGPGFRGYKGKGGKVKKKKKKKGFGQL, from the coding sequence ATGTTTGATGCCTTAGCCGATCGCCTTGAAGATGCCTGGAAGAAACTCCGGGGCCAGGACAAAATTAGTGAGAGCAATATTAAAGAGGCGCTCCAGGAAGTCAGAAGGGCCCTATTGGCAGCGGACGTGAATCTCCAGGTGGTCAAGGGCTTCATCAAAGACGTGGAGCAGAAAGCCCTTGGGGCGGACGTAATCACCGGCGTTAACCCAGGGCAACAGTTTATCAAAATCGTTTACGACGAATTGGTAAATCTGATGGGGGAAAGCAACGTGCCCCTTGCCCAAGCAGATAAGGCTCCCACCGTTATCCTCATGGCTGGATTGCAGGGGACCGGGAAAACCACCGCCACAGCAAAATTGGCCCTCTATCTCCGCAAAGAAAACCGTAGTGCCCTGATGGTGGCTACAGATGTTTATCGTCCCGCCGCCATTGACCAACTCAAAACCCTGGGGCAACAAATTGACGTGCCCGTGTTCGACCTAGGTAGTGATGCCAACCCGGTGGAAATTGCCCGCCAAGGGGTGGAAAAAGCGAAGGAATTGGGGGTAGATACGGTTCTGATCGATACCGCCGGTCGTCTGCAGATCGATCCCCAAATGATGGCGGAGTTAGCCCAGATTAAACAGGTTGTGAACCCCGACGATACCCTGCTGGTGGTGGATGCCATGACCGGGCAGGAAGCGGCGAACCTAACCCACACCTTCCACGAACAAATTGGCATTACGGGGGCAATTCTCACCAAACTAGATGGGGATACCAGGGGCGGGGCGGCCCTATCAGTGCGGCAAATTTCCGGCCAGCCGATCAAGTTTGTCGGGGTGGGGGAAAAGGTGGAGGCTCTACAACCCTTCTACCCCGATCGCCTAGCTAGTAGGATTCTAAACATGGGGGATGTGCTCACCCTGGTGGAAAAAGCCCAAGAGGCGATCGATGTGGGGGACGTGGAAAAGCTCCAGAACAAGATTCTGGAAGCCACCTTCGACTTCGACGATTTTCTTAAGCAAATGCGCTTCATGAAAAATATGGGCTCCCTTGGGGGCCTGCTGAAAATGATTCCTGGCATGAACAAACTCAGCAGTGGCGACATTGAAAAAGGCGAAAAAGAACTCAAGCGTACCGAAGCCATGATTAGTTCCATGACCACGGAGGAAAGGAAAAATCCCGATTTACTAGCCAAATCCCCCGGTCGCCGTCGTCGCATTGCCCAAGGATCGGGCCATAGTGAAACTGATGTGTCTAAATTAATCACCAATTTCACCAAAATGCGGACCATGATGCAACAAATGGGCATGGGGGGAATGCCGGGAATGGGAGCAATGCCAGGGATGGGCGGAGGTATGTTGGGCAGTCAGCCGGGCCCTGGTTTCCGGGGCTACAAAGGCAAAGGCGGCAAAGTTAAAAAGAAAAAGAAGAAAAAAGGTTTTGGTCAGCTTTAA